From a single Alkalihalophilus pseudofirmus genomic region:
- a CDS encoding adenine deaminase C-terminal domain-containing protein, producing MTERIYRWTKKRLRQQLEVVRGEQAPSLVLKNATYLNHARKKWLQANIWIAQDRIVYVGDDLPNKLDGTEIVDCSDQYIVPGYIEHHAHPFQLYNPHSFAKYAASRGTTTLINDNMMFFLNLEKKKALSLIEALDELPTSMYWWCRYDAQTELKSEEAFSNSKMKAWLEHHLVIQGGELTSWPKVLTGDDATLHWMQETTRLRKPIEGHLPGASEKTLSQMALLGVTCDHEAMTGEEVVRRLNLGYTTSLRHSSIRPDLPKLLKEMQELGVDVFDRCIMTTDGSTPTFYEDGVMDHLIKIALDAGIEPIDAYAMATYNVAKYYNLDHKLGMIAPGRVAHLNFLNDINDPKPTSVIAKGQWVVRDGRQCEGYESFPWEDYGIEPLKIDWELKEDDLHFSMPMGIEMVNAVILKPYQIPIECTDRTLSQDHDESFFVMLDKNGKWLITSMLKGFANRISGFASSFSNTGDIVLIGKNISDMVRAFNALKEQGGGMALVEDGEVIGSIPLNLFGMLSNKNMNEVIKEEKEFVGMLRERGYKHEDPIYSLLFFSSTHLPYIRVTQSGIYDVHKKTVLFPSIMR from the coding sequence ATGACGGAGCGAATTTATCGCTGGACAAAAAAACGTTTACGCCAACAACTCGAAGTTGTTAGAGGAGAGCAGGCGCCTTCGCTCGTCCTAAAAAATGCAACCTATTTAAACCATGCGAGAAAGAAATGGTTACAAGCAAATATATGGATTGCACAGGATCGTATTGTTTATGTTGGAGACGATCTGCCTAACAAATTAGACGGAACGGAAATTGTGGACTGTTCAGATCAATATATAGTCCCTGGATATATCGAGCATCATGCTCATCCATTTCAACTTTATAATCCCCACAGCTTTGCAAAATATGCAGCTTCACGTGGAACGACAACCTTGATTAATGACAACATGATGTTCTTTTTAAATCTCGAAAAAAAGAAAGCGCTTTCTTTGATAGAGGCACTGGATGAGCTTCCAACCTCTATGTATTGGTGGTGCCGATATGATGCTCAGACAGAATTAAAAAGTGAGGAAGCGTTCTCAAATTCCAAAATGAAAGCATGGCTTGAGCATCATTTGGTCATCCAAGGCGGGGAGCTGACTTCTTGGCCGAAGGTATTGACTGGAGATGATGCTACTCTTCATTGGATGCAGGAGACCACAAGACTTAGAAAACCGATTGAAGGGCATTTGCCTGGAGCTTCAGAGAAGACATTATCTCAAATGGCCTTGCTTGGTGTGACGTGTGATCATGAAGCGATGACAGGAGAAGAGGTCGTAAGAAGATTGAATTTAGGATATACAACGTCTCTAAGACACTCATCTATCCGCCCGGATCTGCCGAAGCTGCTTAAAGAAATGCAAGAGCTTGGGGTAGATGTGTTTGATCGTTGCATTATGACTACAGATGGTTCTACACCAACGTTTTATGAAGATGGGGTCATGGATCATTTGATTAAAATAGCCCTAGATGCAGGGATTGAACCAATTGATGCCTATGCGATGGCAACATATAATGTCGCGAAATATTATAACTTGGATCATAAGTTAGGGATGATTGCTCCTGGTCGAGTGGCTCACCTGAACTTTTTAAATGATATAAATGATCCTAAGCCAACCTCAGTCATTGCAAAAGGTCAATGGGTTGTAAGAGATGGTCGTCAATGCGAAGGATATGAGTCTTTTCCATGGGAGGATTATGGAATTGAGCCTCTGAAAATTGATTGGGAATTAAAAGAAGATGATCTTCACTTTTCAATGCCAATGGGAATTGAAATGGTGAATGCCGTTATTTTAAAGCCTTATCAAATTCCGATTGAATGCACAGATCGCACATTAAGCCAAGATCACGACGAAAGCTTCTTTGTGATGTTAGATAAGAATGGCAAATGGCTGATCACTTCTATGCTAAAAGGATTTGCCAATCGTATCTCAGGCTTTGCAAGTTCGTTTTCAAACACGGGCGACATTGTCTTAATTGGTAAAAACATTTCGGATATGGTTAGAGCTTTTAATGCATTAAAAGAACAAGGCGGAGGAATGGCGCTTGTTGAAGATGGAGAAGTTATTGGTTCAATCCCTTTAAATTTATTCGGTATGCTGTCTAATAAAAATATGAATGAAGTCATCAAAGAAGAAAAAGAGTTTGTAGGCATGCTTCGGGAGCGCGGATATAAACATGAAGATCCTATTTACAGCTTGCTCTTCTTCTCATCCACTCATCTTCCGTATATACGTGTCACACAGAGCGGGATTTATGATGTTCATAAGAAAACGGTACTCTTTCCTTCGATTATGCGTTAA
- a CDS encoding DUF3048 domain-containing protein, producing MKWWMILAVAATIFTVTGCSNDSTEDSEPTNTEQDTETMEQETEENAAELPFTHPLTGMKSEFEAKNRPVAVMINNHPSARPQTGLVDADVVYEVLAEGEMTRFVAIFHSKLPEEVGPVRSAREYHIELVNGYDAAFVTHGWSPGAEQQLRAGRTDYLSGLQYDGTLFQRSSDRRAPHNSYITFENIKTGIEQQGYEWEAEVTPLTFYTNDDIQVVGNAASEVVINYLNRNEVTYSYDETTGMYHRFNGEMQTVDYKTDELLEAANLFIVETGHRVVDDAGRREINLTEGGRGLLIQSGIANEVMWKNIDGKILPVDENENEMPLKPGLTWINIVPSSPGMDESVTYN from the coding sequence ATGAAATGGTGGATGATTTTAGCGGTTGCAGCTACAATCTTTACAGTCACAGGATGCAGCAATGATTCAACAGAAGATAGTGAACCAACAAATACAGAACAAGATACAGAAACAATGGAGCAAGAGACAGAAGAGAATGCCGCAGAATTACCTTTTACTCATCCGCTGACAGGAATGAAAAGCGAATTTGAAGCAAAGAACCGCCCGGTCGCAGTCATGATTAATAATCACCCATCAGCGAGACCTCAAACCGGCCTCGTTGATGCGGATGTCGTGTATGAGGTGTTAGCTGAGGGGGAAATGACACGTTTTGTGGCTATTTTCCACAGCAAACTGCCAGAAGAAGTTGGGCCGGTCAGAAGTGCAAGAGAATATCATATTGAACTCGTTAATGGGTATGACGCAGCTTTTGTAACACACGGTTGGAGTCCGGGAGCCGAGCAGCAGCTTCGGGCTGGCAGAACCGATTATTTAAGCGGGCTTCAATATGATGGCACCTTGTTTCAGCGCTCTAGTGACCGCCGCGCACCGCATAATTCCTATATCACATTTGAAAACATAAAAACTGGTATTGAGCAACAAGGATACGAGTGGGAAGCTGAAGTAACTCCGCTTACTTTTTATACAAATGATGATATACAGGTAGTAGGAAATGCGGCTTCTGAAGTTGTGATTAATTATTTAAATCGTAATGAGGTCACATACTCTTATGATGAGACAACAGGAATGTATCACCGCTTTAACGGAGAGATGCAGACTGTTGATTACAAAACGGACGAGCTTCTAGAAGCAGCAAATCTGTTTATCGTGGAAACAGGTCACCGGGTAGTCGACGATGCAGGCCGCAGGGAAATTAATTTGACCGAAGGCGGACGAGGTCTTCTTATACAAAGCGGCATTGCGAATGAAGTGATGTGGAAAAACATTGACGGTAAGATACTTCCTGTTGACGAGAATGAAAATGAAATGCCGCTTAAGCCAGGCTTAACTTGGATTAATATTGTTCCCTCCTCACCAGGTATGGATGAGAGTGTAACCTATAATTAG
- a CDS encoding YerC/YecD family TrpR-related protein, with protein MQIDKLRGRELDQLFNAILSLKDLDECYEFFDDLCTINEIQSLAQRLEVARMLRNGYTYHKIETETGASTATISRVKRCLNYGNDGYKMTLERIKEEEPVEEK; from the coding sequence ATGCAGATTGATAAATTGAGAGGCAGAGAATTAGATCAATTGTTCAATGCGATCTTGTCGCTTAAAGACCTTGATGAATGTTATGAGTTTTTTGATGATCTATGTACTATCAATGAAATTCAGTCACTTGCACAGCGTCTTGAAGTAGCACGTATGCTTAGAAATGGGTATACATATCACAAGATTGAGACGGAAACAGGTGCAAGTACGGCAACAATTTCGAGGGTGAAACGCTGTTTGAATTATGGAAATGACGGCTATAAAATGACCCTTGAGAGAATTAAAGAAGAAGAGCCGGTTGAAGAAAAATAA
- a CDS encoding TraR/DksA C4-type zinc finger protein, whose product MLTNEQLQTLENKLLQMKKEIEDRVSDDASEADLENQGEDTGELSNYDNHPGDLATELHDRELEAALDQHSKDELEEINQALAAIEDGTYGICEVCGEPIPFERLEALPTARRRIEHADVNIEDEPRRPVEEEVMNPTIAAREEEENEMIYDREDTWRDISEHGTSESPSDLTNPEEGYNPEPAEEEPMTELDQQKVADIKGNDSGRTSDRKEHR is encoded by the coding sequence ATGTTAACGAATGAGCAGCTACAAACATTAGAAAATAAACTGCTTCAGATGAAAAAGGAAATAGAAGACCGAGTATCAGATGACGCGAGCGAGGCAGACTTAGAAAACCAGGGGGAGGATACGGGAGAATTATCGAACTACGACAACCATCCTGGTGATCTTGCAACCGAGCTTCATGATCGTGAATTAGAAGCAGCTCTTGATCAGCATTCCAAAGATGAACTAGAGGAAATTAATCAAGCCCTTGCTGCAATAGAAGATGGGACGTACGGTATTTGTGAAGTGTGCGGAGAGCCGATTCCTTTTGAACGGCTAGAAGCCCTTCCGACAGCTAGACGCCGGATCGAGCATGCGGATGTGAATATAGAGGATGAACCGAGAAGGCCGGTAGAGGAAGAAGTCATGAATCCAACGATCGCAGCTCGTGAAGAGGAAGAAAATGAAATGATTTATGATCGTGAGGATACCTGGAGAGATATTAGCGAGCATGGGACGAGTGAATCGCCATCTGATCTAACAAATCCTGAAGAAGGCTATAACCCAGAGCCGGCAGAAGAGGAGCCAATGACGGAGCTGGACCAACAAAAAGTAGCTGATATTAAAGGAAATGACTCTGGCCGCACGTCAGATCGGAAAGAGCATAGATAA